One genomic window of Nicotiana sylvestris chromosome 10, ASM39365v2, whole genome shotgun sequence includes the following:
- the LOC138879962 gene encoding uncharacterized protein: protein MHASEQTTGISSPRQIRAEMRSKHLHDVDVGGVDKLVDNQLKRKGKELSVDDDFVDDSPKVPSVKKHKNGPYFAQQNVDYGVLRFHSLCDPSIPSQIQALLSPNALRVFRKTCFGYLLGLPKICMQNQSLHLLMKYELTKSTDSYFSVLFKGEKLNFSLREFGLITGLNCVNKFSDYGYTSTYVSPLMNTYFPNKERVEKWHLKKVVTNKAWANDVDAVKLCILYMLEFFVCPSDKDHVTFIDKFMFFLIESGNFESYPWGIKSFKQVIESVRHRLNPHVHSYLIRGCSLALQVWLYECCSSVSTELATRCSESIPRILRWSATKGQIWLTAIEEKMIKPEWIKFTNMIESGEELGVLNLPDKIQYEDEHGAQPSHVPTAASPSFEPKYTDCQEDIESVSSKLMKLEKGIVQVDVKLDAYRKDVFEELSSLREFIDQSLKGVMNVINKRFDLDESKFAGSSTKNNYQHQGDNNQQFQFNAGDQLHGSTSNTATISPEHFQPHVDLYPDFQEAAEAYKAEHLQGNIEEEPVIDEVAEPQQAGINKKVVPEGIENKGLTLDDFELPENLSQLVMYGEPIRDESTPVHPGRTRQPGKHARSPFTSLYSSGGSTSVGPKFFYLKHPFTSVIGENVDPELTERFTNWLYIRSDKVSRRRKYYFSKKDNQIKPWLDFGCEKIDKKDWFYDLAHPGQVINNTHIDVIMYYLRKRGKYGPNNNTRFTTTDCLFKTKIERIYDKFISSPPEQRYSVVKPEDDVGEYILGYRILANVAWDLVDYVLMPVNLVENFHWLLLVFDIKDRQLYVYDSMVRANRHKTVETLVDKH, encoded by the exons ATGCATGCAAGTGAACAAACTACTGGTATTTCATCTCCTAGACAAATTCGTGCGGAAATGAGAAGCAAGCATTTGCACGATGTTGATGTTGGTGGAGTTGATAAACTAGTCGACAATCAACTGAAACGTAAGGGGAAAGAGTTGAGTGTAGATGACGATTTTGTAGATGATTCTCCCAAAGTTCCATCTGTGAAAAAACACAAG AATGGACCTTACTTTGCACAACAAAATGTTGATTATGGTGTGCTTAGATTCCACAGTTTGTGTGATCCTAGCATACCTAGCCAGATACAAGCTTTACTCTCTCCGAATGCTTTAAGGGTTTTTAGAAAAACTTGTTTTGGTTACTTATTAGGTCTCCCCAAAATCTGTATGCAAAACCAATCACTTCATCTTCTGATGAAGTATGAATTGACAAAGTCTACTGACTCATATTTTTCAGTACTATTTAAGggtgaaaaattgaatttttccttgaGAGAATTTGGGTTGATAACTGGTCTTAATTGTGTGAATAAGTTTTCAGACTATGGTTACACTTCCACCTATGTTAGCCCTTTAATGAATACATATTTTCCGAACAAAGAAAGGGTTGAGAAATGGCATTTGAAAAAAGTAGTGACTAATAAAGCATGGGCAAACGATGTGGATGCGGTGAAGTTGTGCATTCTTTATATGTTGGaattttttgtttgtccttctgaTAAAGACCATGTGACTTTCATAGACAAGTTTATGTTCTTTCTAATAGAGTCTGGTAATTTTGAGTCATACCCATGGGGTATCAAATCCTTCAAGCAGGTTATTGAATCTGTCCGACATCGTCTTAATCCCCATGTACATTCTTATCTGATACGGGGATGCTCATTAGCCTTGCAAGTGTGGCTATATGAGTGTTGCTCGTCCGTCAGCACCGAGCTTGCTACGAGATGTTCTGAATCTATACCTCGCATTTTAAGATGGTCAGCTACAAAGGGGCAGATTTGGTTAACTGCAATTGAAGAGAAGATGATCAAGCCTGAGTGGATCAAG TTCACAAACATGATTGAATCTGGAGAAGAGCTTGGAGTGCTTAATCTGCCAGACAAGATTCAATATGAAGATGAACATGGTGCTCAACCATCACATGTTCCAACTGCTGCTTCTCCATCATTTGAACCCAAATATACAGATTGTCAAGAGGACATTGAATCTGTCAGTAGCAAGCTCATGAAGTTGGAAAAGGGGATTGTGCAG gTTGATGTAAAGTTAGATGCCTATAGGAAGGATGTTTTTGAGGAACTCTCAAGCCTTCGAGAGTTCATAGATCAAtctttgaagggtgttatgaatGTGATAAACAAGAGGTTTGATTTGGACGAGTCAAAG TTTGCTGGTAGTTCAACAAAAAATAATTACCAACATCAAGGAGATAACAACCAACAATTCCAGTTCAATGCTGGTGATCAACTGCATGGAAGCACAAGCAATACAG CTACAATTTCTCCAGAACATTTTCAACCACATGTTGACTTATATCCTGACTTCCAAGAAGCAGCTGAGGCATATAAAGCAG AACATCTACAAGGAAATATTGAGGAAGAACCAGTAATTGATGAAGTGGCTGAGCCACAACAGGCAG GCATTAATAAAAAAGTTGTTCCTGAAGGCATTGAAAACAAAGGTTTGACATTGGATGACTTTGAGCTGCCAGAAAACTTATCACAGTTGGTCATGTATGGCGAGCCCATACGAGATGAATCAACCCCTGTTCATCCCGGTAGAACAAGGCAACCGGGAAAACATGCACGATCACCTTTCACATCTTTGTATAGTTCTGGAGGCAGCACATCTGTTGGACCTAAATTTTTTTACCTCAAGCACCCCTTCACAAGTGTCATAGGTGAAAATGTAGATCCTGAATTGACAGAAAGGTTCACCAACTGGTTATACATTCGTAGTGATAAAGTATCTAGGAG GAGGAAATATTACTTTTCCAAGAAggataaccaaatcaagccttggttggattttggttgtGAAAAGATTGATAAGAAGGACTGGTTTTATGACCTTGCTCACCCCGGACAAGTCATCAATAACACA CACATTGATGTTATTATGTATTATTTGCGAAAAAGAGGCAAATATGGACCCAACAATAATACTAGGTTCACAACCACGGATTGCTTGTTCAAGACAAAGATTGAAAGAATCTATGACAAGTTCATAAGTTCTCCACCGGAACAAAGGTATTCGGTTGTTAAACCCGAGGATGATGTTGGAGAATATATTCTTGGGTACAGAATTCTTGCTAATGTTGCCTGGGATCTTGTTGACTATGTGCTCATGCCTGTGAACCTTGTAGAGAACTTCCATTGGTTGTTGCTAGTTTTTGACATAAAGGACAGACAACTTTATGTTTATGATTCCATGGTGAGAGCAAACCGTCATAAAACAGTAGAGACATTGGTTGACAA ACATTAA
- the LOC138879963 gene encoding uncharacterized protein → MRTLLERWTKEKLSKAKGTFTYLGHKYNKELEDNSTLSQKLRVRASTDHIHTVLDGVKRYIVCLENKKCSCGQFQLDELPCAHALAALRHRNETYENYCSPYYTRKSLLLTYEMPVNPLPDEGKWEVPQHILDEVVKPPAGDKRQPGRPHKERYKTFDEIKSKKYKVSCGNCGGEGHNKRTCKNAPKKK, encoded by the exons ATGAGGACTCTTCTTGAACGTTGGACAAAAGAAAAGTTATCGAAGGCAAAGGGTACTTTCACATACCTTGGTCACAAATACAACAAAGAATTGGAAGACAACAGTACATTATCTCAGAAACTAAgg gtgagggcttcaacagatcatatacatactgtgttagatggtgtgaagcggtacattgtgtgtctagaaaacaagaaatgtagctgtggacaattccaacttgatgaacttCCATGTGCGCATGCTTTGGCAGCATTAAGGCATAGGAATGAAACATACGAAAACTATTGCTCTCCGTATTACACAAGGAAGAGCCTTCTGCTTACCTATGAAATGCCAGTAAATCCTCTTCCTGATGAAGGCAAATGGGAAGTGCCACAACATATTTTGGATGAGGTAGTAAAGCCACCGGCGGGAGATAAAAGGCAGCCAGGGAGACCTCACAAGGAAAGATATAAAACATTTGATGAAATAAAGTCAAAGAAATACAAGGTGTCATGTGGTAATTGTGGAggtgaagggcataacaaaagaaCTTGCAAGAATGCGCCGAAAAAGAAATGA